A genomic stretch from Photobacterium atrarenae includes:
- a CDS encoding PAAR domain-containing protein yields the protein MGLPAATIGCFHVCPKTTAKVPHVGGPIAAGSGNVLIGGVPAAREGDMVICIGPPDSISAGSGSVLINGKPAARQGESTRHGGKVVNGNPTVLIG from the coding sequence ATGGGTTTACCTGCTGCAACAATTGGATGTTTTCATGTTTGCCCCAAAACAACCGCAAAAGTTCCTCATGTTGGTGGTCCAATTGCTGCCGGCTCAGGAAACGTCCTGATTGGCGGTGTTCCGGCAGCCAGAGAAGGCGATATGGTGATTTGTATCGGGCCGCCAGACTCAATTTCTGCTGGCTCCGGTAGTGTATTGATCAATGGTAAGCCTGCTGCACGGCAAGGTGAATCAACCCGCCATGGTGGCAAAGTGGTTAATGGTAACCCTACCGTGTTAATAGGTTAA
- the tssI gene encoding type VI secretion system tip protein TssI/VgrG: MKTSTQENNIIRIDTPLGKDVLHLTKMELHEGISVPFSIHAYVYTNGVLINSKDLIGKPVSFTVLYHSGDSVSEKYLHGYVSSLRSNGSRVAASAEGDKYQDYVIDVCPSLDFSYQRTNCKIYQNLNVEDIVKSVLSVHNVNIKVDLKRSYAKYEYKVQYHETDFDFVHRLLEEEGIFYYFTHSLSSHTMVLCDDVTCYKPCVESSVAFSTGSLTEAHIHRWIGGLEVSPGKVAKKGYDFIKPGAKPSGSQAETSLSKQQSATEVFHYQAGSELNDRIQDQSALMLEALQRDTELSSGASNCRTFSAGQYFTFKSHEDKRLEGKSFLITHVYLEIAIASQTGSSKASHQSVHNQFSCVPKETLYRPKPITSKPRVYGVQTACVTGEKQDEIHIDKYGRVKVLFHWDREGVADNTSSCWIRVAQSWAGNGWGASFFPRVGQEVLVEFLDGDPDQPIITGALYNGNNLPPYSLPAEKSVSGIKTRSTKEGGGSNFNEIRFDDKKDNELFYLHAEKNYQVFVENDASETIKNNQSVLVENDRLSQVKNNYSSKVDNDRNEEVGNNKTEKVGNNKSEKVSNKLEIDVGGEMVIKCGGASIKLSSDGSIDIKGTNIKVNGSKIALKAGMINLN; the protein is encoded by the coding sequence ATGAAGACATCGACACAAGAAAATAATATTATCCGTATTGATACTCCGTTGGGTAAAGATGTACTTCACCTGACAAAGATGGAGCTTCATGAAGGGATATCAGTTCCATTTTCTATTCATGCGTATGTATACACAAATGGTGTGTTAATTAATTCTAAGGACTTAATTGGTAAGCCGGTTTCTTTCACTGTTCTTTATCATAGTGGTGATAGCGTATCAGAAAAGTACCTTCACGGTTATGTTTCTTCTTTACGATCAAATGGCAGCCGTGTCGCGGCCAGTGCGGAAGGTGATAAATATCAAGACTATGTCATTGATGTCTGTCCCTCTCTGGATTTTTCCTATCAGCGTACAAATTGTAAAATCTATCAGAATTTAAATGTTGAAGATATCGTAAAGAGCGTATTGTCAGTACACAATGTTAATATCAAAGTGGACTTGAAGAGAAGCTACGCTAAGTATGAATACAAAGTTCAATATCATGAAACTGACTTTGATTTTGTGCACCGATTACTTGAAGAAGAAGGTATTTTCTATTATTTCACGCATTCTTTATCCAGCCATACCATGGTTCTTTGTGATGATGTAACCTGCTATAAGCCCTGTGTTGAATCATCCGTTGCTTTCAGTACAGGGAGCCTGACTGAAGCACATATTCACCGTTGGATCGGGGGCCTTGAGGTCTCACCAGGTAAAGTTGCCAAGAAGGGCTATGACTTCATTAAGCCAGGGGCTAAGCCATCAGGCTCCCAAGCCGAGACGTCATTGTCTAAGCAGCAATCTGCGACTGAGGTTTTCCATTATCAAGCGGGCTCTGAATTGAATGACAGAATCCAGGATCAGAGCGCGCTGATGCTTGAAGCACTGCAAAGAGATACGGAACTGTCTTCCGGTGCCAGTAATTGTCGAACATTTAGTGCCGGGCAATATTTTACTTTTAAATCGCACGAAGATAAGCGCCTTGAAGGTAAGAGTTTTCTTATTACACATGTTTACCTGGAAATCGCAATTGCCAGTCAGACAGGTTCATCAAAAGCTTCCCACCAAAGTGTACATAACCAGTTTTCCTGTGTACCGAAAGAAACTTTATACCGGCCAAAGCCTATTACCTCAAAACCGCGAGTTTACGGGGTTCAAACTGCCTGTGTCACTGGTGAAAAGCAGGATGAGATTCATATCGATAAGTATGGCCGTGTAAAAGTTCTCTTTCATTGGGATCGTGAAGGTGTTGCAGATAATACCAGTTCTTGTTGGATAAGAGTGGCGCAGTCGTGGGCTGGAAACGGTTGGGGGGCCTCATTTTTCCCGAGAGTCGGTCAAGAGGTTCTTGTGGAGTTTTTAGATGGCGATCCTGATCAGCCGATCATTACTGGTGCCCTTTATAACGGGAATAATCTTCCGCCGTACTCTCTTCCAGCGGAGAAATCAGTCAGCGGAATCAAAACACGCTCCACGAAAGAGGGCGGCGGGAGCAACTTCAATGAGATCCGGTTTGATGATAAAAAAGATAATGAACTTTTCTATCTTCATGCCGAGAAGAACTATCAAGTCTTTGTTGAAAATGATGCATCAGAGACTATAAAAAACAATCAGAGTGTTCTTGTTGAGAACGACCGTTTATCTCAGGTTAAAAATAATTATTCGAGTAAGGTTGATAACGATAGAAATGAAGAGGTTGGAAATAATAAAACTGAAAAGGTCGGTAACAATAAGTCTGAGAAAGTGAGTAATAAACTTGAAATTGATGTGGGGGGTGAGATGGTCATCAAATGTGGTGGTGCATCTATCAAACTGTCCAGTGATGGTAGTATTGATATTAAAGGTACTAACATCAAAGTAAATGGCAGCAAAATTGCGCTTAAAGCTGGGATGATAAACCTTAATTAA
- a CDS encoding Hcp family type VI secretion system effector codes for MQSNTYLKYADIKGEATAEQYKDLITLLSVDWSVGREITSYTGTAQDREASSTRLYDMTITKLQDKASPDLFKEATIGKGKPATFHITKQGEKVEEIMKIELTDAMISHYSVSIQDDRPVETITISYTEMMMTVTPTDDLNNVQAPLVYGYSGVKGQQM; via the coding sequence ATGCAATCTAATACTTATCTGAAATATGCCGATATTAAAGGTGAAGCTACAGCAGAGCAGTACAAAGATCTGATCACTTTGCTTTCTGTTGACTGGAGTGTAGGCCGTGAAATTACGTCATATACAGGTACAGCTCAGGACCGTGAAGCTAGCTCAACACGTCTTTACGACATGACAATTACTAAGCTTCAAGACAAGGCGTCACCGGATTTATTTAAAGAAGCAACGATTGGTAAAGGCAAGCCAGCAACCTTCCACATCACTAAACAGGGTGAGAAGGTTGAAGAAATCATGAAGATCGAATTAACAGATGCCATGATTTCTCACTATAGTGTTTCGATTCAAGATGATCGTCCAGTAGAAACGATCACGATTTCTTATACTGAAATGATGATGACTGTAACGCCAACAGATGACCTGAACAACGTTCAAGCGCCGCTTGTTTATGGTTACAGTGGCGTTAAAGGGCAGCAAATGTAA
- the tssH gene encoding type VI secretion system ATPase TssH, protein MSTMTLKSLVDKLSPGCKKSLEAAAALCNSKTHTSVEIHHWLSALLEQPDDTLNAIVHYFDIDAFQLNEQLQQKLDRFETGCSQPPGLSSHIVTLLRTAWMSATIDFADDTISVVHIVYALVSDDSLGAMIFRDIPQLAKVEPQRLMVAWPEIAPKAAGQAELDGSEKSLGISQQALEQFTIDLTEQAREQKLDPILGRDHEIRQMIDILTRRRQNNPILTGEAGVGKTAVVEGLAQRIVQGDVPESLRDISIKVLDLALLQAGAGMKGEFESRLKSLIKEVKQSSKPIVLFIDEAHTLIGSGGQAGQNDAANLLKPALARGELRTIAATTWAEYKKFFEKDAALTRRFQVVKVEEPDEETAVVMLRGLLPVMESHHNVMITDKALQAAVKLSNRYISGKQLPDKAVSLLDTACARVAMSQVSVPSDVELLIRQQQQIEAELAILEKELVTGATAAGRIAELKAQLDSVATALELKRSSWQAEKELVTEARRLSHKLIDQTAEDSEADLQTLLQIKARLDASEKPMVFFQVDEALVAEVISDWTGIPLGRMQSDEIETILTLDEQLKARVIGQDHALALMSKVVQTARAGLSDEQKPNGVFLLTGPSGVGKTESALALAEQVYGSEDNVIVINMSEFKEEHKVSLLLGSPPGYVGYGEGGVLTEAVRRNPYSVILLDEMEKAHPGVQDIFYQVFDKGTIKDGEGREIDFKNTIIIMTSNVGTETTLTLFEDEETAPTIQGLKEALNDDLLTVFKPAFLGRANVVPYLPLNQVMLKEIIRLQLEKVSERISKNYQATLTFSDSINDLLIDRCMDNNAGARNVINFIQSDLLPVISSEILYKVSAKESIEDIMVDYVNNDIVINIGG, encoded by the coding sequence ATGTCAACAATGACATTGAAGTCTCTCGTAGACAAATTATCGCCAGGTTGTAAAAAGTCGCTGGAAGCAGCTGCTGCCTTATGCAACAGCAAAACGCACACCAGTGTAGAGATTCATCACTGGCTGTCTGCATTACTTGAGCAACCTGATGACACTCTGAATGCCATCGTTCACTACTTCGATATTGATGCTTTTCAGCTCAACGAGCAACTTCAACAGAAACTTGATCGGTTTGAAACAGGGTGCTCTCAGCCACCGGGCCTATCAAGCCATATTGTGACTCTGCTCCGAACAGCCTGGATGTCAGCAACCATTGACTTTGCAGATGACACCATTTCCGTTGTGCACATTGTTTATGCGTTGGTCAGTGATGATAGCCTTGGCGCAATGATTTTCCGTGACATACCGCAACTGGCAAAAGTAGAACCGCAACGGCTGATGGTAGCCTGGCCGGAAATAGCGCCAAAAGCGGCAGGCCAAGCCGAATTGGACGGTTCGGAAAAGTCGCTAGGAATCAGTCAGCAGGCGCTTGAGCAGTTTACCATTGATTTAACAGAGCAAGCTCGTGAGCAGAAGTTAGATCCCATCTTGGGGCGCGATCACGAGATCCGCCAGATGATCGATATTCTAACCCGGCGTCGTCAGAACAACCCTATTTTGACCGGTGAGGCGGGGGTTGGTAAGACCGCGGTCGTCGAGGGGCTGGCACAGCGAATTGTACAAGGCGATGTTCCGGAATCGCTGCGGGATATCAGCATCAAAGTACTGGATTTAGCTCTGCTACAGGCTGGTGCCGGCATGAAAGGCGAGTTTGAAAGCCGTCTGAAGAGCCTGATAAAAGAAGTGAAGCAGTCATCTAAGCCAATTGTTCTATTTATTGATGAGGCACATACCCTGATTGGCAGCGGTGGGCAGGCAGGCCAAAATGATGCAGCTAATCTGTTAAAGCCTGCACTGGCAAGGGGCGAGTTGCGTACGATTGCTGCAACAACCTGGGCCGAGTACAAAAAGTTTTTCGAGAAGGACGCAGCACTGACTCGCAGATTTCAGGTTGTTAAAGTTGAGGAGCCTGATGAAGAAACCGCTGTTGTCATGTTGCGTGGTTTGCTCCCCGTGATGGAATCACACCATAACGTCATGATCACAGATAAAGCACTTCAAGCTGCTGTGAAGCTGTCTAATCGCTACATCAGTGGGAAGCAGTTGCCGGACAAGGCGGTTTCACTACTCGATACTGCTTGCGCACGTGTTGCTATGAGCCAGGTTAGCGTACCCAGTGATGTTGAATTATTAATTCGTCAGCAACAACAGATTGAAGCTGAGCTCGCTATTCTGGAAAAAGAGCTTGTTACGGGGGCCACTGCGGCGGGCAGGATCGCTGAATTGAAAGCTCAGCTGGACAGTGTTGCTACGGCGCTCGAGCTGAAAAGAAGCAGTTGGCAAGCTGAAAAAGAGCTTGTCACGGAAGCAAGGCGACTGTCGCATAAATTGATCGATCAGACGGCAGAAGACAGCGAGGCTGATCTACAGACACTGCTACAAATTAAAGCGCGGTTGGATGCATCTGAAAAACCCATGGTGTTTTTTCAGGTTGATGAAGCACTGGTTGCCGAAGTCATTTCTGACTGGACGGGCATTCCGCTTGGTCGGATGCAGAGTGACGAAATAGAAACGATTTTGACATTAGATGAGCAATTGAAGGCGCGTGTTATCGGCCAGGATCACGCCTTGGCGTTGATGAGTAAAGTTGTTCAAACAGCTCGGGCAGGTTTAAGCGATGAACAAAAGCCAAATGGTGTGTTCTTGCTGACTGGCCCTAGTGGTGTTGGTAAGACGGAATCAGCACTGGCGTTGGCGGAGCAGGTCTATGGTAGCGAAGATAATGTTATTGTTATCAACATGTCCGAGTTCAAGGAAGAGCATAAAGTTTCCCTATTGTTGGGCTCACCACCTGGATATGTCGGCTACGGAGAGGGCGGCGTGCTGACAGAGGCTGTCCGCCGTAACCCTTACAGCGTTATTCTGTTGGATGAGATGGAAAAAGCGCATCCTGGTGTTCAGGATATTTTTTATCAGGTATTTGATAAAGGTACTATCAAGGACGGGGAAGGGCGAGAGATAGACTTTAAAAATACAATCATCATTATGACGTCTAATGTCGGAACGGAAACAACTCTGACACTATTTGAAGATGAAGAAACAGCACCTACAATTCAGGGCTTGAAAGAAGCGTTAAATGACGATCTGTTGACCGTCTTTAAGCCGGCCTTTTTGGGAAGAGCCAATGTCGTACCATATTTACCCCTAAATCAAGTCATGTTGAAGGAAATCATTCGACTGCAACTCGAAAAAGTTTCTGAACGGATAAGTAAAAATTATCAGGCAACCCTGACTTTTTCTGATTCGATTAATGATCTGCTAATTGATAGATGCATGGATAATAATGCTGGTGCAAGAAATGTGATTAATTTCATCCAAAGTGATTTATTACCAGTGATTTCATCTGAAATTTTATATAAAGTGTCAGCGAAAGAATCCATTGAAGATATCATGGTTGATTATGTTAATAATGATATTGTCATTAATATTGGTGGCTAA
- the tssG gene encoding type VI secretion system baseplate subunit TssG, whose product MNNLKLISSLNTDDFYGTIYALKKYTNALADETEFGTDCQPVNETIRFSIPQHLGFTGSVIDSIRVGNESDGKIVVDVNLMGLTGPNGALPRHYTELILERVKNKDTAMRDFFDIFNHRLISLQYRAWEKYQYHIDYERYLTQHQSTFDDVLKSITGSIDDISVFFGGFFSGDIRNTSSLKSMLAQVSGCEIHITEFVGRWISLDAEEQTQLATRVNPEGNHARLGVSTMIGQRAWDISSAIEIEVVIDNESTLSALMNNDGLKETLFRLASHYLPPSIQAKWKISAGIQSLPICRLSHLGPRLGMGGVLFPSKSRMKQKITIPIQ is encoded by the coding sequence ATGAATAATCTAAAGCTGATTTCATCGCTGAATACGGATGACTTTTACGGAACCATTTATGCACTGAAAAAATATACAAATGCCCTCGCTGATGAAACAGAGTTTGGCACTGATTGTCAGCCTGTTAATGAAACGATCAGGTTTTCCATTCCTCAGCACCTGGGGTTTACCGGCTCGGTCATTGATTCGATCCGTGTGGGTAATGAAAGTGATGGCAAGATCGTTGTCGATGTGAACTTGATGGGACTGACGGGCCCGAATGGTGCTTTACCAAGGCATTATACAGAACTCATTTTGGAACGGGTTAAAAATAAAGACACAGCAATGCGTGATTTCTTCGATATTTTTAATCACCGGCTAATATCTCTCCAATACAGGGCATGGGAGAAGTATCAGTATCATATTGATTACGAAAGGTATCTTACTCAGCATCAATCGACATTTGATGATGTGCTGAAGTCTATCACGGGCTCTATTGATGATATCTCCGTTTTTTTTGGTGGTTTCTTTTCTGGCGACATTCGCAACACGTCAAGCCTCAAATCGATGTTAGCGCAGGTGAGCGGTTGTGAGATTCATATTACCGAGTTTGTTGGTCGGTGGATAAGCTTAGATGCCGAAGAGCAGACTCAGCTTGCTACGCGAGTGAACCCGGAAGGGAATCATGCGAGGCTGGGTGTCAGTACGATGATTGGCCAGCGTGCCTGGGACATCTCATCAGCAATCGAGATTGAAGTCGTTATTGATAACGAGTCTACCCTTTCCGCACTGATGAATAATGATGGATTAAAAGAAACACTTTTCAGGCTGGCGAGTCATTATTTGCCACCATCAATACAGGCAAAATGGAAAATATCTGCTGGTATTCAGAGTCTCCCTATATGCCGCCTGAGCCACCTTGGGCCTCGGCTGGGGATGGGCGGGGTACTATTCCCGAGTAAAAGTCGGATGAAGCAAAAAATAACAATTCCAATTCAGTGA
- the tssF gene encoding type VI secretion system baseplate subunit TssF: protein MSDEILKYFNRELAYIRHMGDEFSKRYPKVATRLRLSEEHMEDPHVSRLIESFALLTAQTRRSLDDAFPQLTEALVGQLFPDFYAPIPSMAMIKMSTQNITDSCLELPKGSEVVTSVDGFKPCKFTTAYDTELWPVEVVEATFENAPFKAPNPKFTKTTKSVLKLKLKTEFDNVHLSELDISKLKFYLNGPSQVSLALYQLIFKSNLGLAFAAEDGGEITALLQPRHIQPIGFDEKHQVVPYQNQSFSGYRLLVENFIFPEKFLFFEVTELEKSHFSNTDEIYLYLYFDDVNDFLQKQVTEENILLGCTPIINLFEQELEPFSLAPSINEHLLVPRYDEAEINEVVYIKNVDAFDKNDNRVRVNPFYGKGVSNYLCENEMYWHIRREISDWAGGHSEPGCECYMNVVNNFDKEFSPDEHEEWIVAVTAQCSNRNLPIRLPYGGGQPKMSVVKKIDSIGKVDCLFAPTPPVRPDFEESSRWQFSKHLTLNHFSGKDGLLTLKEVLRLYDFEKTPQSKALIESITDLSVSPCNARVVQNGKVGFCHGSEILIEFSTNDLSGINLFFFGTVLSSFFSQFTAINSFSRLSAKLRGSNQVYHRWPAQAGGKALL from the coding sequence ATGAGTGATGAGATTTTAAAGTATTTCAATCGTGAGTTAGCTTACATCCGCCATATGGGAGATGAGTTTTCTAAGCGTTATCCTAAAGTTGCGACGCGTCTCCGGTTGAGTGAAGAACACATGGAGGATCCGCATGTCTCCAGGCTTATCGAAAGTTTTGCATTGTTGACAGCTCAGACTCGACGGTCACTTGATGATGCCTTTCCACAGTTAACAGAAGCTCTGGTTGGGCAACTTTTTCCCGATTTTTATGCGCCAATTCCTTCTATGGCAATGATAAAAATGTCGACCCAGAATATTACGGATAGTTGTCTTGAGCTGCCTAAGGGTAGTGAAGTTGTAACCAGCGTGGACGGATTTAAACCGTGTAAGTTCACCACAGCTTATGACACTGAGTTGTGGCCTGTGGAAGTTGTTGAAGCAACATTCGAGAATGCACCTTTTAAAGCGCCTAATCCAAAGTTCACCAAAACAACGAAATCTGTTTTAAAGTTAAAGTTGAAAACTGAGTTCGATAATGTTCACCTTTCAGAGTTAGATATCAGCAAACTCAAATTTTATCTGAACGGTCCGAGTCAGGTGAGCCTTGCCCTTTATCAGCTGATATTTAAATCTAATCTTGGACTTGCATTCGCAGCGGAAGATGGTGGTGAAATCACGGCATTGTTGCAACCAAGACATATACAACCCATCGGGTTTGATGAGAAACATCAAGTTGTCCCATATCAGAATCAGAGTTTTAGTGGTTATCGCCTGCTCGTTGAAAACTTTATTTTCCCTGAGAAATTCTTGTTTTTCGAGGTTACGGAGCTTGAAAAGAGCCATTTCAGCAACACTGATGAGATCTATCTATATCTCTATTTCGATGATGTTAATGACTTTTTACAAAAGCAAGTGACAGAAGAGAATATTCTGCTTGGGTGCACACCAATTATCAACTTGTTTGAACAAGAATTAGAGCCTTTTTCGTTAGCGCCATCAATCAATGAACATCTTCTGGTACCCAGGTACGACGAAGCTGAAATTAATGAAGTTGTTTATATCAAGAATGTTGATGCGTTTGATAAAAATGATAATCGAGTGCGGGTTAATCCGTTTTACGGCAAAGGAGTGAGTAACTACCTTTGCGAAAATGAAATGTACTGGCATATCAGACGAGAAATCAGTGATTGGGCAGGAGGACACTCAGAGCCGGGCTGTGAATGCTATATGAATGTTGTCAACAACTTCGACAAAGAATTTTCACCGGATGAACACGAAGAGTGGATCGTCGCAGTCACTGCGCAGTGCAGCAATAGAAACTTGCCTATTCGTTTACCTTATGGTGGTGGACAACCGAAGATGTCTGTGGTGAAGAAAATAGACTCGATCGGAAAGGTTGATTGTCTCTTTGCGCCGACCCCCCCAGTGAGACCTGATTTTGAAGAATCCTCAAGGTGGCAGTTCTCAAAACATTTAACACTAAATCATTTCTCGGGGAAGGACGGCTTACTCACCCTTAAAGAAGTGTTGAGGTTATATGATTTTGAGAAAACACCTCAAAGTAAGGCCCTGATAGAGTCCATTACAGATTTGTCAGTAAGCCCATGCAATGCGCGTGTTGTTCAAAATGGCAAGGTTGGCTTTTGCCATGGCTCAGAGATCTTGATTGAGTTTAGTACTAATGATTTATCAGGGATAAATTTATTCTTCTTCGGCACTGTGCTGTCGAGCTTTTTCTCGCAGTTTACAGCAATCAACAGTTTTAGCCGTTTGAGTGCTAAATTACGAGGCAGTAACCAGGTTTATCATCGCTGGCCGGCACAAGCAGGCGGGAAGGCCTTGTTATGA
- the tssE gene encoding type VI secretion system baseplate subunit TssE: MNLNRQLQPSFIDKLIDESPESERDSLSYFTWRDMKHSVRRDLENLLNAKKQWLTWPESLSELDRSVLSYGLPDFSSMPLSSMDGKERLCATIKETILKFEPRFIDVSVSIIEEEQPLERTLKLRIHALLHTRPEPEEIAFNSEVEPVSLGFTISES; this comes from the coding sequence ATGAATTTAAATCGACAATTGCAGCCTTCATTTATCGATAAATTAATAGATGAGTCACCGGAAAGTGAGCGTGACTCGCTGAGTTATTTTACCTGGCGTGACATGAAGCATAGCGTCAGAAGAGATCTGGAAAATCTCTTGAACGCTAAAAAGCAATGGTTGACTTGGCCTGAAAGTTTAAGCGAGCTGGATAGGTCAGTGCTGTCATATGGCTTACCTGACTTCTCCTCTATGCCCTTGAGCAGCATGGACGGTAAGGAACGGCTCTGTGCCACGATAAAAGAAACGATCTTAAAATTCGAGCCAAGGTTTATTGATGTTTCCGTTTCTATCATTGAGGAGGAACAGCCTCTTGAGCGGACATTAAAGTTGCGAATTCATGCTTTGCTTCATACCCGGCCGGAACCGGAAGAAATTGCCTTTAACTCTGAGGTTGAGCCTGTGTCACTAGGGTTTACAATAAGCGAGTCATAA
- a CDS encoding type VI secretion system accessory protein TagJ, whose product MKKIKELIQESQLSEAIDCITQALKSSPSDATLRSTFIELLCIDGQYERADQQLNLIVKQNPDYLTGANNLRQLLRSAVAREDFSKGKASAVIIRSGDQSSENLLKSRLSYIQEDSEEYLQFIRALEESRVSSAVTVDGVKSTTLRDIDDSLGGYLELFGTDGNYYLVPIDAILSLEFQPVSSLVEIVWRKAVVDIEGGLQGEAFIPMTYLNSLTDQHKLARETEWVEHLASDVFVGQGQKMMLFGDDDLPLSQIKRLEKSTV is encoded by the coding sequence ATGAAAAAAATCAAAGAGCTCATTCAGGAGTCTCAATTATCTGAAGCAATTGACTGTATCACTCAAGCTCTAAAATCTAGTCCAAGTGACGCGACCTTGAGAAGTACGTTCATTGAATTGCTATGCATTGATGGCCAGTATGAGCGCGCTGATCAACAGCTGAACTTAATTGTTAAGCAAAACCCAGATTACTTGACTGGGGCGAACAATCTACGACAGTTACTTCGCAGTGCTGTGGCCAGAGAAGACTTTTCTAAAGGAAAAGCAAGTGCTGTCATTATACGCAGTGGCGATCAAAGCTCGGAGAATTTACTCAAGTCAAGATTGTCCTATATTCAAGAAGACTCTGAGGAATACTTACAATTTATCAGAGCACTAGAAGAAAGCCGTGTGTCTTCGGCAGTAACGGTAGATGGGGTGAAGAGCACGACACTTCGTGACATTGATGATTCGCTGGGGGGCTATTTAGAGCTCTTTGGAACGGATGGTAACTATTACCTTGTACCAATTGATGCAATTTTAAGCCTTGAGTTCCAACCAGTTTCTTCGCTGGTCGAAATAGTCTGGCGTAAAGCTGTGGTAGATATTGAAGGGGGCTTGCAAGGAGAAGCTTTCATACCGATGACTTACCTCAATAGCCTGACAGATCAACACAAGCTGGCGCGGGAAACGGAGTGGGTTGAGCATTTAGCGAGTGATGTCTTTGTGGGGCAAGGGCAAAAAATGATGCTGTTTGGGGATGATGATTTGCCCCTATCGCAGATAAAACGACTTGAAAAATCCACTGTATAA